From a single Gemmatimonadota bacterium genomic region:
- a CDS encoding trehalose-6-phosphate synthase, with translation MSRVVVISNRVPDPRSEEVAGGLAVGVRSALRGSGGLWFGWSGDEGRADEAPGVFTHDGIRYVTVDLSSEEIRGYYNGFCNNALWPLFHYLLGFLKYDRREFELYLRVNARFARTLLPRLEPDDIIWVHDFHLIPLGSELRRLGAKQPIGFFLHTPFPDYDVLRALPVHREMLRSLCAYDVVGFQTEPDLHSFQNCLTSAGLSPIDRADRRSTPRSSPHPNSEVFPIGIDVEECARQAVASVTPRPEVTVASFGGRTLVLGVDRLDYSKGLPERFRSFERLLELYPEHQGQLVLTQIAPPTRQGVRAYAEIRQTLEQLSGSINGRFAQLDWFPIHYLNQGMPRERLLGIMRGAQVGLVTPIRDGMNLVAKEYVAAQDPDDPGVLVLSDLAGAACELTDAVLVNPYDLDGVADALHQAIQMPVEERRQRHAAMMSILRKNDVHAWSSRFVQSLRECAASGA, from the coding sequence ATGAGCCGGGTCGTAGTGATCTCGAATCGCGTGCCCGACCCACGTAGCGAGGAGGTCGCCGGCGGGCTCGCCGTGGGTGTGCGGTCGGCCCTGCGCGGGTCAGGTGGCCTTTGGTTCGGCTGGAGCGGAGATGAAGGCAGGGCGGACGAGGCCCCCGGGGTCTTCACGCACGATGGCATTCGCTATGTGACGGTGGACCTCTCCAGCGAGGAGATCCGGGGATACTACAACGGCTTCTGCAACAACGCCCTCTGGCCGCTGTTCCACTACCTGCTCGGGTTCCTCAAGTACGACCGAAGGGAGTTCGAGCTCTATCTTCGGGTCAATGCACGCTTTGCCCGCACGCTGCTGCCGAGGCTCGAGCCGGACGACATCATCTGGGTTCATGACTTCCACCTGATCCCACTCGGTTCGGAGCTACGGAGGCTCGGAGCCAAGCAACCGATCGGCTTCTTCTTGCATACTCCGTTCCCCGACTACGACGTGCTGAGGGCGCTGCCGGTCCATCGCGAGATGTTGCGGAGCCTTTGCGCCTATGACGTGGTCGGCTTCCAGACGGAGCCGGACCTGCACTCCTTCCAGAACTGCCTCACATCAGCGGGACTGAGCCCCATCGACCGGGCCGACCGCCGCTCGACCCCCCGGTCGAGTCCCCACCCGAACTCCGAGGTGTTCCCCATCGGGATCGATGTCGAGGAGTGTGCCCGTCAGGCCGTGGCGTCGGTGACCCCGCGCCCGGAGGTGACGGTGGCGTCGTTCGGCGGGAGAACGCTCGTGTTGGGAGTCGACCGCCTCGACTACAGCAAGGGCTTGCCGGAGCGCTTCCGGTCCTTCGAGCGACTGTTGGAGCTCTATCCGGAACACCAGGGACAGCTCGTGCTCACCCAGATCGCACCGCCCACACGTCAGGGGGTCCGGGCCTACGCGGAGATCCGCCAGACTCTGGAACAACTTTCGGGGAGCATCAACGGACGCTTCGCGCAGCTCGACTGGTTCCCGATCCACTACCTCAACCAGGGCATGCCCCGGGAGCGGCTGCTGGGCATCATGCGCGGTGCCCAGGTGGGTCTCGTCACCCCGATCCGGGACGGGATGAACCTGGTAGCCAAGGAATACGTGGCCGCGCAGGACCCGGACGATCCGGGCGTCCTCGTCCTCTCCGACCTCGCCGGCGCCGCCTGCGAGCTGACCGATGCCGTGCTGGTCAATCCGTACGACCTCGACGGCGTGGCCGACGCGCTTCACCAGGCGATCCAGATGCCCGTCGAGGAGCGGCGCCAACGGCATGCGGCCATGATGTCGATCCTGCGCAAGAACGACGTACATGCGTGGTCCTCGCGCTTCGTGCAGAGCCTTCGGGAGTGTGCAGCCTCCGGGGCCTAG
- a CDS encoding sulfotransferase domain-containing protein produces MLWILLALAVLGLFLLAQFILLAVVLTWEDQQTLGVGYYGLPPEGREAFKAKLRQYARLLFPVLRLVGRFSTFTFQKASFQQNGVAGPRGTCSADSFAKAQEYTPGPEDVFVVTQMKCGTTWMLQVVHEVLGRGRGRIVEGGTTLHAISPWIEARKTVSMEAAPLVGEERPSRIIKTHLPVTLLPWSPEARYIYVARHPVSCFASCVDFIATNVGRMAPPLSLVEEWFRSPEWMWWGTWTDHVQGWWERAQSEPNVLFVHFEDMKKDLGRVVDQVAAFLGMEPLTDEERAEIVRKSGFAYMQENQNAFEMHPPHILQTDAQLFVRGTSDRHKDVPADVRARIATWVAADMKDGTYPLAQRYPDVVKSS; encoded by the coding sequence ATGCTCTGGATCCTCCTGGCCCTCGCGGTGCTGGGGCTGTTCCTCCTTGCCCAGTTCATCCTCCTGGCGGTAGTCCTGACCTGGGAGGACCAGCAGACACTGGGGGTGGGCTACTACGGCCTTCCGCCGGAGGGGCGGGAGGCCTTCAAGGCAAAGCTGCGGCAGTACGCCCGCCTGCTCTTTCCCGTCCTGCGCTTGGTCGGCCGCTTCTCCACCTTCACGTTCCAGAAGGCGAGCTTCCAGCAGAACGGCGTCGCCGGGCCCAGGGGCACCTGCAGCGCCGACAGCTTCGCGAAGGCTCAAGAGTATACCCCCGGTCCCGAGGACGTCTTCGTAGTCACGCAGATGAAGTGCGGAACCACCTGGATGCTCCAGGTCGTGCACGAAGTGCTGGGCCGAGGCCGCGGACGGATCGTCGAAGGCGGTACTACGCTCCACGCCATCTCCCCCTGGATCGAGGCTCGCAAGACGGTATCCATGGAAGCCGCACCGCTGGTGGGTGAAGAGAGACCCTCACGCATCATCAAGACCCACCTGCCTGTCACGCTGCTCCCCTGGAGTCCCGAGGCCCGCTACATCTATGTGGCGCGCCACCCCGTCTCCTGTTTCGCCAGCTGTGTCGACTTCATCGCGACCAACGTGGGGCGGATGGCCCCTCCCCTCTCCCTCGTCGAAGAGTGGTTCCGCTCGCCAGAGTGGATGTGGTGGGGCACCTGGACCGACCACGTGCAGGGTTGGTGGGAACGCGCCCAGTCCGAACCGAATGTGCTCTTCGTCCATTTCGAAGACATGAAGAAGGATCTGGGCCGCGTGGTCGACCAGGTGGCAGCCTTCCTGGGCATGGAACCCCTGACCGACGAAGAGCGTGCGGAGATCGTCCGCAAGAGCGGCTTCGCGTACATGCAGGAGAACCAGAACGCGTTCGAGATGCACCCGCCGCACATCCTGCAAACGGACGCACAACTGTTCGTGCGCGGCACCTCCGATCGCCACAAGGACGTCCCCGCCGACGTCCGGGCCCGGATCGCCACCTGGGTGGCTGCCGACATGAAGGACGGGACGTACCCGCTGGCCCAGCGGTACCCCGACGTGGTGAAGAGTTCCTGA
- a CDS encoding glycoside hydrolase family 15 protein produces the protein MPDLDLAAIGNCQIASLLDRKARMVWTCLPRLDGDPVFCSLLQNAEEPTAGFFDVQLRGLQQTEQAYRRNTAIVETVLADDQGRKIEVVDFAPRFPLFGRSYRPAMLIRRIRPLVGTPHIRIRLRPLAQYGSRAPTLTQGSNHIRYLLEDQVLRLTTDASTSAVLEERAFVLEEPITLILGPDEPVTEAPSVLGRRFLEQTTAYWQAWVRGLTIPLEWQEAVIRAAITLKLCTFEDTGAVVAAMTTSIPEAPDTIRTWDYRYCWLRDAYFVVRAMNRLGATKTMESYLRFLMDIAAESGDNHLQPVYGITGSARLQERILDSLPGYRGMGPVRVGNQAHEQIQNDVYGAVVLASMQSFFDERLVHSGGVDAYHRLEVLGEEAVRRFDQPDAGPWEYRGRARVHTFSAVMCWSACDRLCRIARVLGLDERAAHWGAEADRLHAAICKEAWSEERGAFVESFGGDSLDASMLLLHDLRFLEADDPRFRSTVEVIEKELRRGDYLFRYSANDDFGAPETAFTVCTFWFISALVALGRREEARELFEHLLARRNRVGLLSEDLHPVTHELWGNFPQTYSMMGIIHSAMLLSRPWEDAV, from the coding sequence ATGCCTGACCTCGATCTCGCAGCCATCGGCAACTGTCAGATCGCCTCCCTCCTGGACCGGAAGGCACGAATGGTCTGGACGTGCCTTCCCCGCCTCGACGGCGATCCCGTCTTCTGCTCTCTGTTGCAGAACGCCGAGGAACCGACGGCGGGATTCTTCGACGTGCAACTCCGCGGTCTTCAACAAACGGAGCAGGCCTATCGTCGGAATACGGCGATCGTGGAGACGGTGCTTGCGGACGATCAAGGTCGGAAGATCGAGGTGGTGGACTTCGCCCCTCGCTTTCCCCTGTTCGGACGGAGCTATCGACCCGCGATGCTGATCCGTCGGATCCGGCCGCTGGTCGGCACTCCGCACATCCGTATCCGACTGCGTCCCCTCGCCCAGTACGGCAGTCGCGCCCCGACCCTCACGCAGGGCAGCAACCACATCCGCTACCTGCTCGAGGATCAGGTGCTACGCCTGACCACCGACGCCTCGACATCCGCCGTGCTCGAGGAACGGGCCTTCGTGCTGGAGGAACCCATCACGCTGATCCTGGGGCCCGATGAGCCGGTCACCGAGGCACCGTCCGTTCTGGGTCGGCGCTTCCTGGAGCAGACGACGGCCTACTGGCAGGCGTGGGTGCGCGGCTTGACCATCCCGCTGGAGTGGCAAGAAGCCGTCATCCGGGCGGCCATCACGCTGAAGCTGTGCACCTTCGAGGACACGGGCGCGGTGGTGGCCGCCATGACCACCTCGATCCCCGAAGCCCCAGACACGATCCGTACCTGGGACTATCGCTACTGCTGGCTCAGGGATGCGTACTTCGTCGTACGAGCCATGAACCGGCTGGGAGCCACCAAGACCATGGAGTCCTATCTGCGGTTCCTGATGGACATCGCGGCCGAGTCCGGGGATAACCACCTCCAGCCGGTGTACGGAATTACCGGCTCCGCCCGCTTGCAGGAACGCATTCTCGATTCCCTTCCCGGCTACCGTGGAATGGGGCCGGTGCGCGTGGGAAACCAGGCGCACGAGCAGATCCAGAACGACGTCTACGGGGCGGTCGTGCTGGCCTCGATGCAGTCGTTCTTCGACGAGCGTCTGGTCCATTCGGGCGGGGTCGATGCCTACCATCGCCTCGAGGTCCTTGGAGAAGAGGCCGTGCGCCGCTTCGACCAGCCCGATGCGGGACCCTGGGAGTACCGGGGCCGCGCCCGGGTCCACACGTTCTCGGCGGTCATGTGCTGGTCTGCTTGCGACCGGCTTTGCCGCATCGCCCGGGTCCTGGGGTTGGACGAGCGCGCCGCTCACTGGGGCGCGGAGGCCGATCGTCTGCACGCCGCGATCTGCAAGGAGGCATGGAGCGAGGAACGTGGGGCCTTCGTCGAAAGCTTCGGCGGAGACTCGCTGGATGCCAGCATGCTGCTGCTTCACGATCTACGCTTCCTCGAGGCGGACGATCCGCGCTTCCGCAGCACGGTGGAAGTCATCGAGAAGGAGCTTCGCCGCGGTGACTACCTCTTCCGCTATTCCGCGAATGACGACTTCGGTGCGCCCGAGACTGCGTTCACGGTGTGCACCTTCTGGTTCATCAGCGCCCTCGTAGCCCTTGGTCGCCGCGAAGAAGCCCGGGAGCTGTTCGAGCACCTGCTGGCTCGCAGAAACCGTGTCGGACTGCTGTCGGAGGATCTCCATCCAGTCACGCACGAACTCTGGGGCAATTTCCCACAAACCTATAGCATGATGGGGATCATCCATTCGGCGATGCTGTTGAGCAGGCCATGGGAGGATGCGGTATGA
- the otsB gene encoding trehalose-phosphatase — MDPLPSPGLPAPPEHWALFLDVDGTLVEIADRPQEVRIPPSLRGLLVELRTALDDALALVSGRALADLDTLFAPLVLPAVGTHGLELRDADLTIHRPTLPREWPVLRKRFEDFARGRDGVLLEDKGASLALHYRLAPWQQRPVEQEIRAARALLGAPATVQLGKMVAEVRWGTRTKGDGIRTLMGRAPFAGRTPVFLGDDETDQAGFAAVNALEGLSIHVGATDPGVARYHLSGVVAVYDWLRDLLNARSTTLDSSPDPNA; from the coding sequence ATGGACCCACTGCCCTCACCCGGCCTGCCTGCTCCGCCGGAGCATTGGGCCCTGTTCCTCGACGTCGACGGTACCCTGGTGGAGATCGCCGACCGGCCTCAGGAAGTCCGCATACCCCCGTCGCTGCGAGGGCTGCTGGTCGAGCTGCGGACCGCCCTCGACGATGCGCTGGCCCTGGTCAGTGGGCGCGCCCTCGCCGACCTGGATACGCTTTTCGCTCCACTCGTTCTCCCGGCCGTGGGAACCCATGGGCTGGAGCTCCGCGACGCGGACCTTACGATCCACCGACCCACCCTACCCAGGGAATGGCCCGTCCTGCGGAAGCGCTTCGAGGACTTCGCACGGGGCCGTGACGGGGTGCTGTTGGAGGACAAGGGGGCTTCCCTGGCACTTCACTACCGTCTCGCACCTTGGCAACAGCGGCCCGTGGAGCAGGAGATCCGCGCTGCGCGCGCCCTGCTGGGGGCGCCCGCCACGGTGCAGTTGGGCAAGATGGTCGCGGAGGTGCGCTGGGGCACGCGCACGAAGGGAGACGGCATCCGAACGCTGATGGGCCGCGCACCCTTCGCGGGTCGCACTCCTGTCTTTCTCGGGGACGACGAGACCGACCAGGCTGGCTTCGCTGCCGTCAACGCGCTGGAGGGACTGTCCATCCATGTGGGCGCCACCGATCCGGGAGTCGCTCGCTATCACCTCTCCGGCGTCGTGGCCGTGTACGACTGGCTGCGCGACCTCCTCAACGCCCGCTCAACCACTCTGGACTCGAGCCCCGATCCCAATGCCTGA
- a CDS encoding ABC transporter permease, translating into MQSFLRDLRFAARTLRKQPGLTALSVFTLGLGIGLTTVMFSIVNGALYRGLPFEDGHEILHLERANLEAGIESMEVTIHDFTDWRESQRSFEDLAAFYMGTVNISGDERAERFDGAFTTASTFALLGVQPQLGRLLAASDERPESPGVVLLGHQVWRDRYAADPQVVGRSLRVNGETMTVIGVMPEGFLFPLEQQVWLPLRMDPLQIPRGQGTTLEVMGRLRDGVTSDQALLDLTAIARRLAQDHPETNEGVGVLIKPFTDEYVGDEAKGLLLTMLGAVFLVLVIACANVANLLLARASVRGKEVAVRSAMGASRLRVVRQHLVESLALSSAGSALGMVIAWAGIRFFNRAIVVAEPPFWMEFGLLPPVLAFVALLTLFAAVAAGVMPAVKVSGADINAVLKDESRGSSGLRMGRLTRGLVVLEIALSVALLCAAGLMVKSVTKLRTTDFGFQREGILTGRVGLFEAEYPDPDSRRQFFESLRTRLTELPQVEAATLTTTLPGQGACCWRFAPEGQAYDRDQDYPVAARAAVGPDFFETFRIEILQGRGIERRDGPDELPVAVVNRAFEREFFPDGALGKRMRMGASDSEEPWLTIVGVAENAYMGGIGNDQPNRAGIYVSTAQSDTRFISLAVRTHQDPSTLINPVRDAVAAVDRDVPMYFAYTMDEAIRRNSWFYDIFGTLFMVFGGAALFLATIGLYGVMAFAVSRRTQEVGIRMALGATPRDVVTLILRQGLGQIALGAGAGLVLAFLLARMLRILLFEVSPTDPAIFAAILLILTTTGVLASLVPARRASRVDPMVAFRYE; encoded by the coding sequence ATGCAGAGCTTCCTGCGCGATCTGCGCTTCGCCGCCCGCACGCTGAGGAAGCAGCCGGGCCTGACCGCGTTGTCCGTGTTCACGCTCGGGCTCGGCATCGGGCTCACCACCGTCATGTTCTCGATCGTCAACGGCGCCTTGTACCGCGGGCTACCGTTCGAGGACGGGCACGAGATCCTGCACCTCGAGCGCGCCAATCTCGAGGCGGGCATCGAGAGCATGGAGGTGACGATCCACGACTTCACGGACTGGCGTGAGTCGCAGCGCTCCTTCGAGGATCTGGCGGCCTTCTACATGGGCACCGTCAACATCTCGGGCGACGAGCGCGCCGAGCGCTTCGACGGCGCGTTCACAACGGCCAGCACCTTCGCGCTCCTGGGCGTTCAGCCCCAGCTCGGGCGGCTTCTGGCTGCCTCCGACGAGCGTCCGGAGTCCCCCGGGGTCGTTCTGCTCGGCCACCAGGTCTGGCGCGACCGCTATGCCGCCGATCCACAGGTGGTGGGCAGGTCGCTGCGGGTGAACGGAGAGACCATGACCGTCATCGGCGTGATGCCGGAGGGCTTTCTGTTCCCTCTCGAGCAGCAGGTCTGGCTGCCCCTCCGCATGGATCCGCTCCAGATCCCCCGGGGCCAGGGGACGACCTTGGAGGTCATGGGTCGTCTGCGCGACGGCGTGACCAGCGACCAGGCCCTGCTGGACCTCACCGCCATCGCCCGGCGCTTGGCACAGGACCATCCCGAGACGAACGAAGGGGTGGGGGTCTTGATCAAGCCCTTCACGGACGAGTACGTGGGCGACGAAGCCAAGGGCTTGCTCCTCACGATGCTGGGCGCGGTGTTCCTGGTGTTGGTGATCGCCTGCGCCAACGTGGCGAACCTCCTCCTGGCCCGTGCCTCCGTTCGGGGTAAGGAGGTCGCGGTGCGCTCGGCGATGGGCGCCTCCCGCCTGCGCGTCGTGCGCCAACACCTCGTCGAGTCACTGGCCCTGTCGTCGGCGGGAAGCGCTCTCGGGATGGTGATCGCCTGGGCGGGCATCCGCTTCTTCAACCGCGCCATCGTGGTCGCGGAGCCACCCTTCTGGATGGAGTTCGGCCTGCTCCCACCCGTGCTGGCGTTCGTCGCGCTGCTCACACTCTTCGCCGCGGTCGCGGCCGGGGTCATGCCCGCGGTGAAGGTGTCGGGCGCTGACATCAACGCGGTCCTCAAGGACGAGTCCCGTGGGTCGTCGGGACTGCGCATGGGGCGACTCACACGGGGGTTGGTCGTGCTGGAGATCGCGCTCTCCGTGGCCCTTCTGTGTGCAGCCGGGCTCATGGTGAAGAGCGTCACGAAGCTGCGAACGACGGACTTCGGTTTTCAACGCGAGGGCATCCTGACGGGACGCGTCGGACTGTTCGAGGCCGAATACCCGGACCCGGACTCGCGTCGTCAGTTCTTCGAGTCCCTACGGACTCGACTCACGGAGCTTCCGCAGGTCGAGGCGGCCACGCTCACCACCACGCTTCCCGGCCAGGGTGCCTGTTGCTGGCGCTTCGCCCCCGAGGGCCAGGCCTACGACCGCGACCAGGACTACCCGGTCGCGGCACGGGCGGCCGTCGGCCCGGACTTCTTCGAGACCTTCCGCATCGAGATCCTGCAGGGACGCGGCATCGAGCGGCGCGACGGGCCGGACGAGCTGCCGGTGGCCGTGGTGAACCGCGCGTTCGAGCGGGAGTTCTTCCCGGACGGTGCCCTGGGCAAGCGGATGCGGATGGGCGCTTCGGACTCCGAGGAGCCGTGGCTGACCATCGTCGGGGTGGCCGAGAACGCCTACATGGGCGGCATCGGGAACGACCAGCCCAATCGCGCCGGGATCTACGTCTCGACGGCCCAGTCGGACACGCGCTTCATCAGCCTGGCCGTGCGCACTCACCAAGATCCCTCGACCTTGATCAACCCGGTCCGGGACGCGGTGGCGGCCGTCGATCGCGACGTACCCATGTACTTCGCCTACACGATGGACGAGGCCATTCGCCGCAACTCGTGGTTCTACGACATCTTCGGAACCCTCTTCATGGTGTTCGGGGGAGCAGCGCTGTTTCTCGCCACCATCGGGCTCTATGGCGTGATGGCCTTTGCGGTCAGCCGCCGCACCCAGGAGGTAGGGATCCGCATGGCACTGGGAGCCACACCACGCGATGTCGTGACGCTCATCCTGCGACAAGGCCTCGGGCAAATCGCATTGGGTGCGGGCGCCGGCCTGGTCCTCGCCTTTCTGCTGGCGCGCATGCTGCGCATCCTGCTCTTCGAGGTCAGTCCGACGGATCCGGCGATCTTCGCGGCCATCCTTCTGATCCTGACCACGACCGGCGTGCTGGCCTCCCTGGTCCCTGCCCGGCGTGCCAGCCGCGTCGATCCCATGGTGGCGTTCCGGTACGAGTAG
- a CDS encoding S9 family peptidase: MLRALITTAPILALLSSDLCAQATRRPLRVEDALRVVQAGEPQISPDGSWVLYPTRELAEQGRRWQTRWWAAPAAGGPPRLFLQDPAPSHVRFSPDGRTLSFQRDVGGTSQIFLMPLDGGEARQLTRHATAIEDHEWAGDGSAIVFLAPDAPPPSVDEGDDAWFVDEGPNTENRGVWKNLFLLDPREGTVRQLTHLEMHVFEFEVSPRGDRVLLVARASSNRNDIDQNEIWQLVVDTGALTQLTRNGAVEDRLQWAPDGRRISWMADDTTSWTHKADKIWEMDLTSGRTRLLSGGFSGRISRYWWSPDGSQLYFSGLERTASNAYALDVAAGAIRRLTNVEGDLDVTDMSADRSWMVYSFADATHPPDVYTSAASLHRPVRITDLNPWVTDSLELASVETVRWRSRDGLEIEGLLHLPRDGATGAHPLLLQLHGGPPGFWDNTWWPQPHVYTGMGYAVFSPNVRGSDGYGDAFREAITFAAGEGIGRADYDDLMTGLDALIQRGVADPERIGVRGWSYGAILGGYALTRTGRFRAASLGAGVYDWPAEFGMGYNWDVTRWYIGGSPWSQGDAWDERSTITHADRITTPVLLIHGMNDHTTSEPQSMMLYAALRSLDRAPVRYLRVPRETHGFSEPKHIERQWTEELQWMERWLRTSPRPAGGSLP, encoded by the coding sequence GTGCTTCGCGCGCTGATCACGACCGCCCCGATTCTCGCGTTGCTCTCGTCCGATCTCTGCGCCCAGGCCACCCGGCGCCCGCTACGGGTCGAGGACGCCCTCCGGGTGGTACAGGCGGGTGAGCCCCAGATCTCTCCGGACGGCTCCTGGGTCCTGTATCCCACGCGAGAGCTCGCCGAGCAAGGCCGGCGTTGGCAGACGCGCTGGTGGGCGGCGCCCGCTGCCGGGGGACCGCCCCGCCTCTTCCTGCAGGACCCCGCGCCGTCGCACGTCAGGTTCTCACCCGATGGCCGCACCCTCTCCTTCCAACGCGACGTGGGAGGGACCAGCCAGATCTTCTTGATGCCGCTGGACGGCGGCGAGGCGCGGCAGCTGACCCGGCACGCCACCGCCATCGAAGACCATGAGTGGGCTGGGGACGGGTCGGCAATCGTCTTCCTGGCACCGGACGCGCCCCCGCCCTCCGTGGACGAGGGCGACGACGCTTGGTTCGTCGATGAAGGACCCAACACCGAGAACCGTGGCGTCTGGAAGAACCTGTTCCTGCTCGATCCGCGTGAGGGGACTGTCCGTCAGCTGACCCACCTGGAAATGCACGTCTTCGAGTTCGAGGTCTCGCCCCGGGGGGACCGGGTGCTTCTGGTGGCGCGAGCGTCCTCCAATCGCAACGACATCGACCAGAACGAGATCTGGCAGCTGGTCGTCGACACGGGAGCGCTCACTCAGCTCACCCGCAACGGAGCGGTCGAGGACCGGCTCCAGTGGGCGCCCGACGGTCGGCGCATCTCCTGGATGGCGGATGATACGACGAGCTGGACGCACAAGGCGGACAAGATCTGGGAGATGGACCTCACCTCGGGACGGACGCGGCTGCTCTCGGGGGGCTTTTCCGGGCGGATCTCCCGCTATTGGTGGTCGCCCGACGGCTCCCAGCTCTACTTCAGCGGACTGGAGCGGACCGCCAGCAATGCCTACGCACTCGATGTCGCCGCGGGTGCGATCCGGCGCCTGACCAACGTGGAGGGAGACCTCGACGTCACCGATATGTCCGCCGATCGGTCATGGATGGTCTACTCCTTTGCAGACGCCACCCATCCACCCGACGTCTACACGTCCGCCGCATCTCTCCACAGACCCGTCCGTATCACGGACCTCAATCCCTGGGTCACCGATTCGCTGGAGCTGGCCTCCGTGGAGACTGTCCGTTGGCGGAGTCGAGACGGCCTCGAGATCGAGGGCCTCCTCCACCTTCCCCGCGATGGCGCCACCGGCGCTCACCCGCTGCTGTTGCAACTCCACGGTGGACCACCGGGGTTCTGGGACAACACCTGGTGGCCACAACCCCACGTGTACACGGGGATGGGCTATGCAGTGTTCTCCCCCAACGTCCGAGGCAGCGACGGGTACGGCGACGCGTTCCGCGAGGCCATCACCTTCGCCGCCGGTGAAGGAATCGGCCGCGCAGACTACGACGATCTCATGACCGGGCTCGATGCGCTCATCCAACGGGGGGTCGCGGACCCGGAGCGGATCGGCGTGCGGGGCTGGAGTTACGGAGCGATCCTTGGGGGGTACGCGCTGACCCGCACCGGGCGCTTCCGGGCGGCCTCCCTCGGCGCCGGTGTCTACGACTGGCCAGCGGAGTTCGGGATGGGATACAACTGGGACGTCACACGCTGGTACATCGGGGGATCGCCCTGGAGCCAGGGAGACGCCTGGGACGAGCGTTCGACGATCACGCACGCGGACCGAATCACCACACCTGTCCTGCTGATCCACGGAATGAACGACCACACCACATCCGAGCCGCAAAGCATGATGCTCTACGCCGCGCTGCGCAGCCTGGACCGGGCACCCGTGCGCTACCTGCGGGTCCCGCGGGAGACACACGGATTCAGCGAGCCCAAGCATATCGAGCGCCAGTGGACCGAGGAGCTCCAGTGGATGGAGCGCTGGCTGCGCACTTCGCCCCGCCCTGCCGGAGGATCGCTCCCATGA